In Aulosira sp. FACHB-615, a single window of DNA contains:
- a CDS encoding type II toxin-antitoxin system VapC family toxin has protein sequence MNTIFICVDANFLIKLVTYTSKTSPYLALWDNWEQNQAQIIAPTLLCYEVTNVFHRMQLAKQLLQTEAQKCINNVLNLSIQFYSDQQLHQQAWEIAQQLNLPATYDAHYLALAQRFQANFYTGDKRLFNKVHSVLPWVHLVE, from the coding sequence ATGAATACAATATTTATTTGTGTAGATGCTAATTTTTTAATTAAATTAGTTACTTATACCTCAAAAACATCCCCATATTTAGCTTTGTGGGATAATTGGGAGCAGAACCAAGCTCAGATTATTGCTCCAACTCTTTTATGCTACGAAGTCACAAATGTATTTCATAGAATGCAACTGGCAAAACAATTATTGCAGACAGAAGCTCAAAAATGTATCAATAATGTTTTAAATTTATCTATTCAATTTTACAGTGATCAGCAACTTCATCAACAGGCTTGGGAAATCGCACAACAACTCAACCTCCCAGCTACTTATGATGCTCATTATTTGGCGTTAGCCCAAAGATTTCAGGCAAATTTCTACACAGGTGATAAACGTTTATTTAACAAAGTTCATTCTGTTTTGCCTTGGGTTCATTTAGTTGAATAA